Genomic segment of Colletotrichum destructivum chromosome 5, complete sequence:
ATCAAATAACCAAGGAATCTTCATTCATCCGCTTGCAAATCTCATAACTCAGTTTCCATAACACATTTGTAAAATTCTCCAGGCTCCCTCAACCTCGTCACTAGTCCCACCTCCACCTAAGAGGTACCGGTGCAACCAACAAATGCGTTGCCGCTGGCGCCGGTGTGGGTGATCTGGCCAGCCTGACCGCAAGACGCGTTGATGACAACACGGTCAGCACCTGGAGAGCCTTGTCACACAGTCAGCCGTAGTCCAGGAAACAAGTGATACCCATAAGTCAGGGGCCCAAACTCACCTCCGGTGTAGACGCCGCTCGTCCGGATCGGGAACTCGTACCAGGGCCCGCTGACGTCGAAGTTGAAGCCCTCGTAGTTGTTGTAGCGGTGGGGGTAGGTGGAgctgccggcgacggtgccggctTTGACGTAGTTGCAGGCGGCgttggaggcggcgttgACCTGGGCGGTGGTGTAGTAGGTGCTTCCGCAGGTCGTGGCGCGCTTCTGGAGGGGCTCCGTGGGGATGGCCTGGGCCGCGAGGGCGAACagggagacgaggacgagagagaCCTGCATGTTTGATCTACGTTTGGACGAGGGAGCGGCGGGGgtggaggaagggggaaggtTGTTGGGTTGGAGAGGAGGAACGAGACTGTGTGACTGGGCCTGAAGAGCTTCTCAAGAGTGAATCCATCGTGGCAAACCGCATCTTCTTTATAGACATTCGCGAAACTGACAACCAAGGACAATAGACTTTCCAGTAGTGAGGGCACCACCGCCGGTCCCCCGTTGCAATGCAACGGCAACCGACAGCCAAGCGAACGACAAGTCCCCTAGCACGGCGGTGTCAGCATCGGCGTATTCCACTTGTCGATCACCGAACCTAACGAATCCTTAAAGCGGAAGGTGTTTGTAACAATCTTATCGCGCATGGCCAGGAACGCAGCTGTGGTTGGCTGGGGGGGAGTGGACGAGCCATGGGTTTTCCGTTCTCTCCGCCGGTTCACACAAAGTCCCACTACCCCCAAGTCGGTCTAATTAGCGTTTTCTTTTTAACAACATTTCTAATGAGGTGAGAAACAAGGCCTGTTAAGAAGCGGTGGTGGCACGACATGGATGTCGTGCGCTAGTCAGGCTGCATCTACCGACGGCATTGCAACCCAAACCCCCGGCGGACAAGACTCTCCAGAGGGACCAAGAAAGCGTCCCAAGCCGGGTGAGGAAGTCTTTCCCGTGTCTCCCGTCCCACACGTCTTCCATTACCCCCG
This window contains:
- a CDS encoding Putative guanine-specific ribonuclease N1/T1/U2, ribonuclease/ribotoxin — its product is MQVSLVLVSLFALAAQAIPTEPLQKRATTCGSTYYTTAQVNAASNAACNYVKAGTVAGSSTYPHRYNNYEGFNFDVSGPWYEFPIRTSGVYTGGSPGADRVVINASCGQAGQITHTGASGNAFVGCTGTS